The DNA segment CCGTGTCCTCAGGGCACCTCCGGGCTCACCCCCAGGGCATCCAGGCTGCTGGTGGCGCCTGTCCCCTTTGGCACCACGGTGCCACACAGTGCCCAGCCATGTGGCTTCAGGGCACCTTGGGGTGCCTGTCCCTGTGGCACCTGTGTGTCTTTGGGTGCCCATCCCCGTGGTCTCTGGGCACATCTTTGGGTGCCCGTCCCTTGTGGCAGCTGGGTGTCTTTGGGTGCCCATCCCCGTGGTATCTGGGCACCTTTGGGTGCCCATCCCCGTGGTGTCTGGGCACATCTctgggtgccccatccctgtggTACTTGGGCACCTCTGGGTgctccctctgcctgctctaCCAGTTCCATCTTCtagccccccgccgcccctgcctgctggcccCCCCGCGTGCCCACGCCCCGCACAGGCACACGCGTGGTGTTTCAGCTGTGGGTTTATTTGCCCGGTGCCGTGCCAGGAGGTCGTCACCGCTGCACTCAGTTCTGGCTCATGGTCTGGAAAGGAGAAGTTGCTCAGGGGGGAGCGTGGCAccctggcaccccagcaccctggcactCTGGCACTCCGGCACTCCGACACcctggctccccagcaccctggcactCCAGCACCCCGGCGCTCTGgcaccccagcagcctggcaccccGGCACCCTGGCACACCGGCACTCCAGCACTTTGGCAGTctggcaccccagcaccctggcgCTCTGGCACCCTGGCATTCCAGCACCCTGGCACTCTGGCACCCCAGAGCTCTGGCACCCCAAAGTCCTGGTACTCTGGCACCATGGCACCCTGGCACCCCATCACCATGGCACCCTGGTACCCTACTGCCACAGCactccagcacccagcaccctgatACACTGGCACCCaagcaccccagcaccctggcaccctggcacccagcaccccgTCCCCACCTCGGTGATCCAGTCCTCGAAGGCAGAGACGCGGGTGAAGACCGTCGGCTTCTTGGGCGCGTTGCAGCCCAACCCTGAGACAAAGCTGGCGATGCCGTGCACCTCCCAGGTCCCGTCAGCCGCCCGGCAGTTCAGGGGACCCCCTGAGTCACCCTGGGGTACAGGAGGGGGGAGGTCAGCaccaggggtggggggctcagagcgtctccccctgccccggtcTGGTGCAACACTCACGTTGCAGCCGGCCTTCTCGGCGCCGCCGGCGCAGATCATGGTGCGGCGGATGGCGAGGGTGCCCCACCAGTCGGGCTGGGTGCAGCGGTCAAAGGCCACCACGGGCATCAGcgcctgctgcagctgctctggcagcgGCCCCCCCGCTGCCAACCGGGCGGCAGGAGGTTGGGGGGTGCCGCTCAGTGTCTGGCCTGCTGGCCCTGAGCACCCAGCCCACCCAGccatccttccctccatcccttcaCCCCTGCATCCTTCCAGCCTTTCCCTCCAtctgcccacccagccctccatccttccctccatccaTTCATGCGtccatccttccctccatcccttctccatccctccatccccgATCCAGGTCTCCATCCCTCCAACTatctccccatccctccctccatccctccctccacccctctTCCATCCCTCCAACCATCTCCCCATCCATCCCACCATCCCTCCCCCTCTCCAACCATCTCCCCATccacccctccatccctccaaACATCCCTCCAACTatctccccatccctccctccctccctccctcctccaactctccccatccctccctccctccaaccacctccccatccctccccccatccctccatccccccaCCATGCCCTGGCCCCACCCGCCGCATGCCCCGGACGCACTGGACAGACGCCCCCAGCCGCTCAGGTAGCAGGGGTACCCGTCGGGCAGGATGGTGCCCGCGGGCGGCAGCTGCCCTGTCTGCACCTGGGTGTTGAGCACCGCTGGGTGCTGCAGCTTCAGCAAGGCGATGTCattgctgccaggcagggacaCGTGTCACCGGGGGCCTGCTGGGGACCGTgtccccaacccccccacccccccagcaccctgctcacCCGCAGGCCACGCAGGAGCTTCGCCATTTGGGGTGGACAAAGATGTTGGCGCGGGCCACGGGGATGC comes from the Falco rusticolus isolate bFalRus1 chromosome 3, bFalRus1.pri, whole genome shotgun sequence genome and includes:
- the CELA3B gene encoding chymotrypsin-like elastase family member 3B, whose amino-acid sequence is MLSLLLLLVAGGSHAAVLPDSRVVNGENAVPYGWPWQISLQYERDGTFRHTCGGTLIAPNWVMTAAHCISSSLTYQVVLGEYDMGVNEGPEQRIPVARANIFVHPKWRSSCVACGNDIALLKLQHPAVLNTQVQTGQLPPAGTILPDGYPCYLSGWGRLSTGGPLPEQLQQALMPVVAFDRCTQPDWWGTLAIRRTMICAGGAEKAGCNGDSGGPLNCRAADGTWEVHGIASFVSGLGCNAPKKPTVFTRVSAFEDWITETMSQN